TTCTCGATGAAGTCGCCCATTCCCGCTCCCAGCTGGCTATTGTCAACCCCACCGGCGGTAATGCCATGATTGAGAATCAGCCCCCCTGGCTTTACCAAACGCCGCAGCTTGTCAAAATAGGCGCTGAGCTGAGCGCGGCCCACATGCTCGAACATCCCCACCGACGCCAGTTTGTCATACGGTTTGAGTTCATCCAGCTCGCGATAATCGAGCAACATCATGCGGGCCCGGCCCGACAGGCCTTTTTGCTCGATCAGCCCGTTCACATAGGCATGCTGGTTACGAGACAGGGTGATGCCTGTTACATCCACATCGTAGTTTTCGGCGGCCCACATCAACAATCCACCCCATCCGGCCCCTACATCCAGAAAGCGCTCGCCGGGCTGCAAACGCAGCTTGCGGCAAATGAGATCCAGCTTTGCTTCCTGAGCCTGCGCCAGTGTCATGTCCGGTTCACGATAATAGGCGCAGGAATAGACCCGGCGAGGGTCCAGCCACAAGGCATAGAAGTCGTCCGACAAATCATAATGAAACTGAATCTGCCTGGCGTCCTTTTCCTGAGTGTGACGCCACACGGAGGTCAAGTGCTTGATGATCGAAGTCAGCCAGCCTGCTTGGGCTGCATCAACAGGCGAACCGGGCAAAATATCGGCGGCCAGTTGCATCAGATCCCGCATGGAGCCTTCAAAATCCATGCGCCCTTCCACATAGGCCTCGCCCAACTGACCCGATTGTCCGGCAGCCAACTGCGCCAGCGTCGCATTGTCCTTGATGCTCAGATGCACTGACGCATTGGCATCGCCCACCTGCTCCCCGCTAGGCAGGGTCAGCCGAACCGGAATGCTGAGCTGATCGAGTTTGGCCTGGACCATTGATGAAATTGAACTCAACTTCGCCTCCTTGTATGTAAACAAACAAAGATGACGATGTGCCATCTGTGTCGACACACCGCCCGTAAGCCGTCAATCCTGTAGCCTAATACATCTTGACCCTAAATCCGTTGCACCAAAGTCACGGACCGTGTACTTCAAACCTAAAGCACTTACGCCGAAATTGATCGTCCCCCATGCTAAACTGCCTGCCTTTGGCCCTTTGCATCGGCTTGTATTGATGCGCGGCAGACGGTAGTGGGTTCAGGCTCTCGGCCAGGATCTGCCTCACCTTAATACTTGGCCCGATGACACGCAACCACTCTCCTGCATTTCCTCCCTGGCTCGTTTTGATGGGGCTGCTCACTGCCCTGGGCCCCCTGGCCATTGATATGTACCTGCCCGCCTTCCCGGCGATGGCCCAGGGCCTGAATACCTCGGCGGGCATGGTAGAGCGCACGCTGGCCGGTTTTCTGCTGGGCGTGGGCCTGGCGCAACTGGTCTATGGCCCCATGGCAGACCGCTTCGGGCGCAAGCGGCCGCTGCTGTTTGGCGTCCTGCTCTTTACATTGGCCTCTTTTTTCTGTGCTCGCGCCAGCACGATTGATGAGCTTACTGTCTGGCGCATTATCCAGGCCTTTGGGGGCGCGGCCGGTATGGCGATCCCACGCGCGGTCATCCGCGATCGCTTTGAAACCCGGGAAGCCGCCCGCGCCTTGTCCATGCTAATGCTTATCATGGGAGTGATGCCTATTCTGGCGCCTCTGATCGGCGGCCAGATCCTGCTGTTCAGTGACTGGCGAGGCATTTTCTTCTTCATGACCGGCAGTGGCATCTTGCTCTGGCTGCTGACTTTTTTCACCATGAAAGAGTCGCTCGCTCCCGAGCGTGTGCTGCCATTGCAACCTAAATTGATCGCTCATAATTACAGCGCCTTGCTGCGCGACCGGCCCTTCATGTTTTATTCCCTGGCCGCCGGTTTCAGTTCTGCGGGCATGTTTGCCTATATCGCCGGATCGCCCCGCGTCTTTATTGATTTATTTTCTGTCGAGCCGCGTCATTTCGGTTTTTATTTTGGCGCCAATGCCGCCTGTCTGATTGTTTTCTCTCAAGTCAGCGCCCGTTTGCTCAATACGTATAGCCCACCCACTTTGTTGCGCGTGGCACAGGGACTGCAGGTGATCGTTACCCTGCTGGGTGCCATTTTGACCCTGCTAGGCATGCTGGACCTGACCTGGTTGATGGTGACCTTAATGGGCTTTATGGCTTGTCAGGGTTTTGTAAACCCCAACTCCGCCGCCCTGGCCCTGTCCGAACAGGGCCATCGCCTGGGAACCGCCTCCGCCCTGATGGGAGCCTTGCAAATGCTGTGTGGCGCCCTGGCCGGTTTTGCAGTCAGCAGTTGGGCATCTTCCGATGCCTTGCCCCTGACCGCGGTCCTGGCCGGCTGTGGTGTCTTATCGTGGCTGTTTGGCCGCAATGCAGCAAGGAAAGCACGGTAAAACTTGATCTAAGTGATTTTTCCATATTAGAATAATCTTCTTTGTACCCCAGCACTGGGGTTAACACGATCCTAATTTTACAATCGCCCGCGGCTTTTTTCGTTTAGCGGAGGCTGATTTAGATCTCAAGGGGTATGACCATGGCACGCGTATGCCAAGTGACCGGAAAAGGCCCAATGTCGGGCAACAATGTTTCGCACGCCAACAATAAGACCAAGCGTCGCTTCCTGCCAAACCTGCAGTCCCGTCGTTTCTGGGTTGAAAGTGAAAACCGCTGGGTTCGCCTGCGCGTTTCCGCTAACGCTATCCGCACGATCGACAAGAACGGTATCGACTCCGTTCTGGCCGAAATGCGCTCCCGCGGCGAAAAGTACTAAGCTGCGCTTCTTAAACATTTAACCAGGAGCTCATCATGGCAAAAGGTATACGCGAAAAAATCAAACTCGAATCGTCCGCCGGTACGGGTCACTTCTACACCACCACCAAAAACAAGCGCAACATGCCTGA
This genomic interval from Alcaligenes ammonioxydans contains the following:
- the rpmB gene encoding 50S ribosomal protein L28 encodes the protein MARVCQVTGKGPMSGNNVSHANNKTKRRFLPNLQSRRFWVESENRWVRLRVSANAIRTIDKNGIDSVLAEMRSRGEKY
- a CDS encoding class I SAM-dependent methyltransferase; the protein is MVQAKLDQLSIPVRLTLPSGEQVGDANASVHLSIKDNATLAQLAAGQSGQLGEAYVEGRMDFEGSMRDLMQLAADILPGSPVDAAQAGWLTSIIKHLTSVWRHTQEKDARQIQFHYDLSDDFYALWLDPRRVYSCAYYREPDMTLAQAQEAKLDLICRKLRLQPGERFLDVGAGWGGLLMWAAENYDVDVTGITLSRNQHAYVNGLIEQKGLSGRARMMLLDYRELDELKPYDKLASVGMFEHVGRAQLSAYFDKLRRLVKPGGLILNHGITAGGVDNSQLGAGMGDFIEKYIFPGGELTHISHVLRHLAEGGLEGLDIENLRPHYARTLWAWSDALEKQLDKARATLNSEQGEKSLRAYRVYLAGCAMGFEHGWIALHQVLAQAQSAVRAQELDYAPNLMYPWRRDYMYQR
- the rpmG gene encoding 50S ribosomal protein L33, with translation MAKGIREKIKLESSAGTGHFYTTTKNKRNMPEKMVIKKFDPVVRKHVEYKETKLR
- a CDS encoding Bcr/CflA family multidrug efflux MFS transporter; the protein is MGLLTALGPLAIDMYLPAFPAMAQGLNTSAGMVERTLAGFLLGVGLAQLVYGPMADRFGRKRPLLFGVLLFTLASFFCARASTIDELTVWRIIQAFGGAAGMAIPRAVIRDRFETREAARALSMLMLIMGVMPILAPLIGGQILLFSDWRGIFFFMTGSGILLWLLTFFTMKESLAPERVLPLQPKLIAHNYSALLRDRPFMFYSLAAGFSSAGMFAYIAGSPRVFIDLFSVEPRHFGFYFGANAACLIVFSQVSARLLNTYSPPTLLRVAQGLQVIVTLLGAILTLLGMLDLTWLMVTLMGFMACQGFVNPNSAALALSEQGHRLGTASALMGALQMLCGALAGFAVSSWASSDALPLTAVLAGCGVLSWLFGRNAARKAR